From one Ctenopharyngodon idella isolate HZGC_01 chromosome 15, HZGC01, whole genome shotgun sequence genomic stretch:
- the LOC127495856 gene encoding ecto-ADP-ribosyltransferase 5-like, with product MLLIIEALLLILSALGQDHRDAVERQIYPLDMAPNSVDDQYFGCRENMKKQVERNYLKKELSNSADFKMAWQESEKNVGHNWVIWDPFKKQHKIAIYIYTQPNFNIFSQFNSDTRHGKQNYTGMKFKWYSLYFLLTDAIQILKKTQNRCFRTFRGTNVQLNGHVSTDIRFGSFTSSSFDRDIAKRFGTKSCFEIRTCEGAELTKYSKHPEEKEVLIPPYETFNVIAVKTRRDQTNLWCDTVYELESSGTRSALNCALFNNEPTPQGSTMV from the exons ATGCTGCTGATCATTGAAGCTCTTCTTCTCATTTTATCTGCTCTAGGACAG GATCACAGAGATGCTGTTGAAAGACAGATATATCCACTGGATATGGCACCGAATTCTGTTGATGATCAATATTTTGGCTGTAGAGAGAACATGAAAAAACAGGTGGAGAGAAATTATCTGAAGAAGGAACTCAGTAACTCAGCTGATTTTAAAATGGCTTGGCAAGAAAGTGAAAAGAATGTTGGCCATAATTGGGTAATTTGGGacccatttaaaaaacaacacaaaattgCCATCTATATCTACACTCAAccaaattttaatatatttagtcAATTTAACAGTGACACTCGTCATGGCAAACAAAACTATACAGGCATGAAGTTCAAATGGTATTCACTTTACTTTCTGTTAACAGATGCAATACAGAttctgaagaaaacacaaaatagaTGCTTTAGGACTTTTCGTGGTACAAATGTTCAATTGAATGGGCATGTTTCTACAGACATTCGTTTCGGCTCGTTTACATCCTCCTCTTTTGATCGTGACATAGCAAAACGTTTTGGAACTAAATCTTGTTTTGAAATCCGCACTTGTGAAGGTGCTGAGCTGACAAAATATTCTAAGCATCCTGAGGAGAAAGAAGTGCTGATTCCTCCTTATGAGACGTTTAATGTCATTGCCGTCAAGACGAGAAGAGATCAGACAAATCTCTGGTGTGACACTGTGTATGAGTTGGAAAGCTCTGGAACAAGAAGTGCCCTGAACTGTGCTCTGTTCAACAATGAACCAACACCACAGGGAAGCACTATGGTGtga
- the LOC127495859 gene encoding NAD(P)(+)--arginine ADP-ribosyltransferase 2-like — protein sequence MEQNSADDQYDGCTKEMAKKVETKYLNNEINTSPNFKTAWKKGKEFVKTPDILSENHKIAIYVYSDASIYKDFNSDTRSGKEQYKDGTYKWYSLYFLLTDAIQILKKTQNKCYSTCHGTDVKFDENVLNTEVRFGSFASSSICRDKTTFFGNKSCFEIDTCLGAEVTEYSKLPYEKEVLIPPYEKFKVTKVRTKQYQKDLWCDTVLTLESFGMKSDLNCAVAQKDTANLYSY from the coding sequence ATGGAACAGAATTCAGCTGATGACCAGTATGACGGTTGTACAAAGGAAATGGCAAAAAAGGTGGAGACAAAGTATCTGAATAATGAAATCAATACTTCACCCAATTTTAAAACAGCTTGGAAAAAAGGGAAAGAATTTGTCAAGACACCAGATATCTTGTCAGAGAATCATAAAATCGCCATTTATGTGTACAGTGATGCCAGTATATACAAAGACTTCAATTCTGACACTCGTAGTGGTAAAGAACAGTACAAAGACGGAACATACAAATGGTATTCACTTTACTTTCTGTTAACTGATGCGATACAGAttctgaagaaaacacaaaataaatgttattcaaCATGTCATGGCACTGATGTTAAATTTGATGAGAATGTTCTGAACACAGAGGTTCGTTTTGGCTCATTTGCATCTTCCTCTATTTGTCGTGACAAAACAACGTTTTTTGGAAATAAAtcttgttttgaaatcgacACTTGTTTAGGTGCTGAAGTGACAGAATATTCTAAGCTTCCTTATGAGAAAGAAGTGCTGATTCCTCCATATGAGAAGTTTAAAGTCACTAAAGTCAGGACAAAACAATATCAGAAAGATCTCTGGTGTGACACTGTGCTCACTTTGGAAAGCTTTGGAATGAAAAGTGACCTGAACTGTGCAGTTGCACAAAAGGACACAGCTAAtctttattcatattaa